Genomic DNA from Streptomyces sp. NBC_01571:
GGCGATGTCCAGGACGACACCCTCAGCCGCCTCGTAGTCGCCACGGAAGTTGCCCCAGCCGTCGATGACGAGGAAGACGTCTCCCCACGGCTGGTCGGTCACGGAGATCTCGCCGCGCGCCCGCTTCGTACGGAACTCGGCGATCGAGGAGATCCCGGAGGACCGGAAGTACTCCTCGCGCCGGGTCATGACGCCGTACACCTCGGCGACCGTGCGCCGCACCTTCTCCGGGTCCAGGCGCGAGGCGACACCGCCGACGTGCGGGAGCCCGGCGACGGCCGCGAGACCGCCGCCGCCGAAGTCGAGGCCGTAGAACTGCACCTCGTGCGGGGTGTGCGTGAGGGCGAAGGAGGCGATCAGTGAGCGCAGCAGCGTCGACTTGCCCGACTGCGGGCCGCCGATGATCTGCATGTGGCCCGCCGCGCCGGAGAAGTCGACCCACAGCGGGTCGCGGCGCTGCTCGTACGGCTTGTCGACGAGGCCGACGGGCACGACGAGCCGCCCCGCCCCCTCGTAGCCGGGCTGGGTGAGCCCGCGCCCCGGTACGGCGGCCAGTCCCGGCAGCAGCCCGTCCAGCGACGGCGGGCTGTCCAGCGGCGGCAGCCACACCTGGTGGGCGGCCGGGCCCTGCGCCTCCAGCCGGCGCACGATCACGTCGAGCACGGTGTCGGCGAGGGCGTCGTCCGTCTCCGGCGTCACCGCCGGGCGCTGCTGGGGCACGGCCGCGTACTGCACCGGCACCTCCGCCGCCGTGAACAGCACCGGCCGCCGGTCCACCGGCAGCGCTCCGCCGAGCGCGGCCTGCGCCGGACCCGTGCGGTACACCCCGGAGACGTACGCCGCCTTGAAGCGCACCATCTCGTCGGTGCCGAACTTCAGGAAGCCCGAGCCGGGGACGTTCGGCAGTTCGTAGGCGTCGGGGACACCCAGTGCCGCGCGGGACTCGGCGGCGGAGAACGTCCGCAGACCGACGCGGTACGAGAGATACGTCTCCAGACCGCGCAGCCGCCCCTCCTCCAGGCGCTGCGAGGCCAGCAGCAGGTGCACGCCGAGCGATCGGCCGATGCGGCCGATCTGCACGAACATCTCGATGAAGTCGGGCTTGGCGGTGAGCAGTTCGCTGAACTCGTCGATCACCAGGACGAGCGAGGGGATCGGCTGGAGGGGGGCGCCCGCGGCGCGCGCCTTCTCGTAGTCGTGGATGTTCGCGTAGTTGCCCGCGTCGCGCAGCATCTCCTGGCGGCGGTTGAGCTCGCCGCGGATCGAGTCGCCCATGCGGTCGACCAGCGTCAGGTCGTCCGCCAGGTTGGTGATGACGGCCGCGACGTGCGGCATCTGCGCCATCCCCGCGAAGGTGGCGCCGCCCTTGAAGTCCGCGAGGACGAAGTTCAGCGTCTCGGAGGAGTGCGTCACCGCGAGACCGAGCACCAGGGTGCGCAGCAGCTCCGACTTGCCGGAACCCGTCGCACCCACGCACAGCCCGTGCGGACCCATGCCCTCCTGCGCGGCCTCCTTGAGGTCCAGCATCACGGGCCTGCCGTCCTCGCCGACACCGATCGGAACCCGCAGCCGCTCGGCGAGCGAACGCGGCCGCCAAGTGCGCTTGGTGTCCACCGAGGCGGCGTCGCCGAGGCTCAGCAGATCCGTGAACTCCAGGTTGGCGAGCAGCGGTTCGTCGTCGTCTCCGCCCGAGGCCATGCGCAGCGGCGCCAGTTGCCGCGCCAGCGCCTCCGCGGACTCGTACGAGAGGACGTCCGGCGTGCCCTCGTAGACGAGGCCGTGCCCCGACTCCAGGTGCAGCGCGTGCGGTTGCACGACGATGGAGAGGTCACCGCGGGCTCCGGAGAGCTCACCGGGCACGACCTCGACGACCGTCACCCCCTGCAGCCCCTCCGGGCTGGCCAGGACGGAGTCCGGCGGCAGCGACAGACCGTCGAGCACGACGACGATGTGCGGCTCGTCGGGGAGCGGGGTGGCGCCCGGATGGAAGCGCGGACGCCCGGTCAGCCGGGTGGCCAGCAGGTCCTCCAGTTCCCGGGTGTCGGCGCCGATCAGCCGTCGGCTGCCCGCGCCGTCCACCGCGGCGGACGCCTGCGCGTGCGGCAGCCACTTCGCCCACTCCCAGTGCGGCAGCTCCCCCCGCCCCGCCGCGACCACGATCATCAGGTCCTCGGGGGAGTGCAGTGAGGCCAGCGAGCCGGTCAGGGCGCGCGCCGAAGCACGGACGGACCGCGGGTCGCCGCTGACCGTCACGTGGTAGAAGGCCCGCAGCGAGACCGCCATCGGCAGGGCGTCCAGGACGCTGTGGGTGGCGACGAAACGCTGCATGGCCCCTGCCGTCAGCGGCTCCAGCTGGTCGACCGGCCCGGTGTCGGGAGAGACCAGCGGGGTCGCCAGGGACTGCGGGCCGAGGCCGATGCGCACCTGGGCGAAGTCCTCGTCGCCGGGCCGCCGTTCCCACACCCTGCTGCCCTCGGCGACCAGCGCCCACAGCTGCTCGGGGGAGGGGTGCTGGTAGTACTGGGCGTCGCGCTGTGCCCGCGCCGTGTCCATCGCGGCCCGCCGGGTCTGCGACAGATAGCTCAGGTAGTCGCGGCGCATGTCCGCCAACTGCCCCTGGGAGCCGCGGCGGAAGCGGACCACCATCGCGATGGACATGGCCACCGTCGACGCGATCATCACCATGCCCATGATCTTCATGAACGGTTGCCCGTTGGTGAAGAAGAAGACCACCGAGCCGCCCATGCCGAGCGTCGGCAGGAGCTGCATGAGGACGCTCTCCTGGTGCCCGCGCGGGAGTTCCGGCGGTGGCTGCAGGACGACCTCGGCGGTCGGTACTTCGGACGGCAGCGCCCTGGGCGGGCGCTTGACGATGATTTGGCTCACTGCTCACCAATTCCCTTGCCGGCCCCAGGGTCTTCCGCCCGCCGCCCCGTGTCAGGCGGGCGGAGGCCGCCGCGCGATCCTACTGACTTCCCGCTGAGGTCACAGGAGACGGGTGGGCGGTAAAGTGCCGGATGTTCGCGTGAGCACACGCGAACAGGGTCGGAGAATCAGGGCATTTCGCGCGATGTGGAGGTGTGCGGGGCCCTCGTTCCGGTCGCACGGGCCGCTTTCCGCCGCCTCGCCGCACGGCCGGCCCGGCGCGCGGAGCAAAGAGACGCAGGACCTTCACACGGCAGACGCAGAACCACCGCAGTCGCGGAACCGCCGCGGAAGCCGAACCGCCGAAGACCCGGAACCACCGCAGACGCAGGACCATCACTGAGGGGGAGCAGCAGGTGAGCATGACGGCCTCCGCGACAACCACCGGAGCCGGCGGGCCGGGCCCGGGAGCCCCCCAGGGGGCGGGCACCGGCCTCGGCTTCTGCCGGGTCACCATCGTCGCGCCCGACAGCCGGATCGACGTGGCACTGCCCGACGACATCCCCGTCGCCGACATCTACCCGGAGATCCTGCGGCTCTCCCAGCAGAGCCCCGCCGAGGACGCCCCGGTCGGCTACCACCTCGTACGCCGCGACGGAACCGTCCTCGACAGCTCGCGCTCCTTCGCCGCCCAGCGGATCCTCGACGGCGAACTCCTCACCCTGCGCCCCTTCTCCGAGTCGCTGCCGCCCGCCGTCTTCGACGACGTCTCCGAGGCCGTCGCGTCCGCGGTGACCCGCGAACGCAGCCTGTGGAGCGGCGACCTGACGCGGGCCGCCGGGCTCGTCGGCGGCGCCGTGCTGCCGACGCTGCTCGCCTTCGTGGCCTGGACCGCCGATCCCCGCCACGACATGCACAGCCTGCCCGGCATCCTCGCGGGCGTCACCGGCGTGCTCCTGGTCGTCCTCGCGGCGGTCCGCGCCCGGATCTACGACGACCGCGCCTCCGCGGTCGCGCTCGGGCTCGGCGCGCTGTCGAACGTGGGCGTCGCGGGCTCCGGGCTGCTCGCCGTCGCGCACGGTGAGGGCATCGGCAAGCTGCAGTTCCTGCTGGCCTGCGCCGCGGTCCTGGTCGCCTCGGTGATCCTGACGCTGTGCTCGCCGAGCGGGGACGGTCCGTTCGTCGCCTTCGTGTTCGCCTCCGCCATCGGCCTGGTCACCGTGTTCGTGGCCCTGCTCGTGCACTGGACGCCCACCGAGACCGCCGCGCTCTGCGCACCGGTCGCCGTCGGAGCCCTCGCCTTCCTGCCGGGCATGTCCATGCGCTTCGCCCGCATCCCGATCGGTTTCGACCCTCCGAACGCCACCCCGCGCAGCGCGTACGGCGCCGAGCCCGCCCCTCCGGAGCCCGTCGACGCCGGCCGCATCGAGGCACAGACCCGCCGCGGCCACGAACTCCTCGTCGGCCTCGTCGGCGGGTGCGCGCTGCTCGCCGTCGGCGCCTCGGCGGTGCTCGGCTTCTCCGACGACCTCTGGGGACAGCTGCTCGCCTTCGCGACCGGCGTCGCCCTCCTGATGCGCGCCCATCTCTTCCGCTACACCGCGCAGGTCGCCCCCGTGCTGGGCGCGGGCCTCGGCGCCCTCGTCCTGCTCGGCCTCGGCCTGGCACTCCACCCGCCGCACTCCCTGGTGCGCGACGCCCTCGCCGGAGACCGCGCGGACCTGGACATCCGTACGATCTGGCTCGTCGCGGCGATCGCGGCGGCGGCCGCGCTGGTCACCGCGCTCGGCCTGATCCTGCCGCGCGGAGGCCTCACCCCGTTCTGGGGCCGCTTCCTGGAGATCGCCGAGAGCTTCGTGCTGCTCACCCTGATCCCGCTGGCACTCGCGGTCTTCGACGTCTACGGCACGGCCCGCTCGATGACGGGCTGACCGGCCACGCGTCCCCGTCGGCGACGGAAGAGGGCGGCCGGCCCAACGGCCGACCGCCCTCCCCGCCGTCCGCTCGGGCTACTCCGCCGCGAGGCCGCCGTTGTGCGGCGCCGGCTCCAGATCGAACTCGCCGTCCCGGGCCCCCAGCACGAAGGCCCGCCACTCCGCCTCCGTGTACCGCAGGACCGTCTCCGGGTCGAGCGACGAACGCATGGCCACCGCACCCGCGGGCAGATACGCGATCTCGACCCGCTCCTCGTGCTCCTCCGTACCCGGCGCGCTCTGCCACTCGACGTCCGAGATGTCGAGCGCGTAGAGCTCGTCCCGCTCCCGCTCCTTGCGCGCCCTGACGTCCGCGTCCCTGACGTCGACGTCCCTGTCCGCTGCTGCCTCGGCCATGTTCCGACGGCCCCTTCCCCACGTACGGTTGACCTCTGCCGTCACCCTAGTGGCCGGACCGGCGCCGCCCGTGAGGTTCCGGGACGCGGGCGGACGCATCCGGCCAGGCTGGTACGCTGTGTGACGGCCGTTTGTGTACGCACCCCCGGAGCCCATCGCTCTGGAGGCCGCGCCCAGCGGATCCCCGCCTCCCGAGTAACGGAAGCTCCCCTGAGATGTGGACCAGGGGCACTCGGTGGCACATCAAAGACTACGAGGAGTACGCGTGTCGCTCGACGCCGCTACGAAGAAGCAGCTCATCAGTGAGTTCGGTCAGAAGGAGGGCGACACCGGCTCCCCCGAGGTCCAGGTCGCCATGCTCTCGCGCCGCATCTCGGACCTGACCGAGCACCTCAAGACCCACAAGCACGACCACCACTCCCGTCGTGGTCTGCTGATCCTGGTCGGTCAGCGCCGCCGGCTGCTGCAGTACCTGGCCAAGAAGGACATCCAGCGCTTCCGTGCGCTGGTCGACCGCCTGGGCATCCGCCGCGGTGCGGCGGGCGCCAAGTAAGACGCCGTGAAGGGAGCGGTTCCCACCTCTTGGGAGCCGCTCCTTTTGCTGTACGTGCCCTGTACGTGCGGAGTGTCACCGACGCTTTGTAGTGTGGTAGCACAAGGACACACGCAGGACACAGCACGTACGACACAGCGTGACGACGCCCCACCCGCCGGGTAGGGACCGTCACGACAAACGAACGAGGAGAAGCGCACCTCGCCGCCGCCGGTCCTCGGTAGTGGCCCCCGGGAGAATGAGACCCCGGGTGCTTCGATCGAAGACCGGCCCGCACCAGAAGGAGCGCTTCTCCGCCACCGTCCCCCTGCCACACGGGCAGGACGGGACGAAGACGAGGAGAAAACGCTAGTGGAGAACGAGACCCACTACGCCGAGGCCGTTATCGACAACGGTTCCTTCGGCACCCGCACCATCCGCTTCGAGACGGGCCGCCTGGCCAAGCAGGCCGCCGGCTCCGCCGTGGCGTACCTGGACGACGACACCATGGTGCTGTCGGCCACCAGCGCTTCCAAGAAGCCCAAGGACCAGCTCGACTTCTTCCCCCTCACGGTGGACGTCGAGGAGCGGATGTACGCCGCCGGCAAGATCCCCGGCAGCTTCTTCCGCCGTGAGGGCCGGCCCTCCGAGGACGCCGTCCTCACCTGCCGCCTGATCGACCGCCCGCTGCGCCCGTCCTTCAAGAAGGGCCTGCGCAACGAGATCCAGGTCGTCGCCACGATCATGGCGCTCAACCCCGACCACCTGTACGACGTCGTGGCGATCAACGCCGCCTCCGCGTCCACCCAGCTGGCCGGTCTGCCCTTCTCCGGCCCGGTCGGCGGCGTCCGCGTCGCGCTGATCAACGGCCAGTGGGTCGCGTTCCCGACGCACACCGAGCTCGAGGACGCCGTCTTCGACATGGTCGTCGCCGGTCGCGTCCTGGAGGACGGCGACGTCGCGATCATGATGGTCGAGGCCGAGGCCACCGACAAGACGATCCAGCTGGTCAAGGGTGGCGCCGAGGCGCCGACCGAGGAGGTCGTGGCCTCCGGCCTCGACGCCGCGAAGCCCTTCATCAAGGTCCTGTGCAAGGCGCAGTCGGACCTCGCCGCGAAGGCCGCCAAGCCGACCGCCGAGTTCCCGATCTTCCTCGACTACCAGGACGACGTCCTGGAGGCCCTCACCGCCGCGGTCAAGAGCGAGCTCGCCCAGGCGCTCACCATCGCCGGCAAGCAGGACCGCGAGGCCGAGCTGGACCGCGTCAAGGAGATCGCCGCCGAGAAGCTGCTCCCGCAGTTCGAGGGCCGCGAGAAGGAGATCTCCGCCGCGTACCGCGCGCTGACCAAGAAGCTGGTCCGCGAGCGCGTCATCAAGGACAAGGTCCGCATCGACGGCCGCGGCGTCACGGACATCCGTACGCTCGCCGCCGAGGTCGAGGCCATCCCGCGCGTGCACGGCTCGGCGCTGTTCGAGCGTGGCGAGACCCAGATCCTGGGCGTCACCACCCTCAACATGCTCCGCATGGAGCAGCAGCTGGACACCCTCTCCCCGGTGACCCGCAAGCGCTACATGCACAACTACAACTTCCCGCCGTACTCCGTCGGTGAGACCGGCCGCGTCGGCTCCCCGAAGCGCCGCGAGATCGGCCACGGCGCGCTCGCCGAGCGCGCGATCGTGCCGGTCCTGCCGACCCGCGAGGAGTTCCCCTACGCGATCCGCCAGGTGTCCGAGGCGCTCGGCTCCAACGGCTCGACGTCCATGGGCTCCGTCTGCGCCTCCACCATGTCGCTGCTGAACGCCGGTGTGCCGCTCAAGGCCCCCGTCGCCGGTATCGCCATGGGCCTGATCTCCCAGGAGATCGACGGCCAGACGCACTACGTCGCCCTCACCGACATCCTCGGTGCGGAGGACGCCTTCGGCGACATGGACTTCAAGGTCGCCGGCACCAAGGAGTTCGTCACCGCCCTCCAGCTCGACACCAAGCTGGACGGCATCCCGGCCTCCGTCCTGGCCGCGGCCCTCAAGCAGGCCCGCGACGCCCGCCTCCACATCCTCGACGTGATGATGGAAGCGATCGACACGCCGGACGAGATGTCCCCGAACGCCCCGCGGATCATCACGGTCAAGATCCCCGTGGACAAGATCGGTGAGGTCATCGGCCCCAAGGGCAAGATGATCAACCAGATCCAGGAGGACACCGGCGCCGAGATCACGATCGAGGACGACGGCACCATCTACATCGGTGCCGCCGACGGCCCGGCCGCCGAGGCCGCCCGCGCCACGATCAACGGCATCGCCAACCCGACCATGCCGGAGGTCGGCGAGCGCTACCTGGGCACCGTCGTGAAGACGACGACCTTCGGCGCGTTCGTGTCGCTGCTCCCGGGCAAGGACGGACTGCTGCACATCTCGCAGATCCGCAAGCTCGCCGGCGGCAAGCGCGTGGAGAACGTCGAGGACGTCCTCGGTGTGGG
This window encodes:
- the rpsO gene encoding 30S ribosomal protein S15, translating into MSLDAATKKQLISEFGQKEGDTGSPEVQVAMLSRRISDLTEHLKTHKHDHHSRRGLLILVGQRRRLLQYLAKKDIQRFRALVDRLGIRRGAAGAK
- the eccCa gene encoding type VII secretion protein EccCa; the protein is MSQIIVKRPPRALPSEVPTAEVVLQPPPELPRGHQESVLMQLLPTLGMGGSVVFFFTNGQPFMKIMGMVMIASTVAMSIAMVVRFRRGSQGQLADMRRDYLSYLSQTRRAAMDTARAQRDAQYYQHPSPEQLWALVAEGSRVWERRPGDEDFAQVRIGLGPQSLATPLVSPDTGPVDQLEPLTAGAMQRFVATHSVLDALPMAVSLRAFYHVTVSGDPRSVRASARALTGSLASLHSPEDLMIVVAAGRGELPHWEWAKWLPHAQASAAVDGAGSRRLIGADTRELEDLLATRLTGRPRFHPGATPLPDEPHIVVVLDGLSLPPDSVLASPEGLQGVTVVEVVPGELSGARGDLSIVVQPHALHLESGHGLVYEGTPDVLSYESAEALARQLAPLRMASGGDDDEPLLANLEFTDLLSLGDAASVDTKRTWRPRSLAERLRVPIGVGEDGRPVMLDLKEAAQEGMGPHGLCVGATGSGKSELLRTLVLGLAVTHSSETLNFVLADFKGGATFAGMAQMPHVAAVITNLADDLTLVDRMGDSIRGELNRRQEMLRDAGNYANIHDYEKARAAGAPLQPIPSLVLVIDEFSELLTAKPDFIEMFVQIGRIGRSLGVHLLLASQRLEEGRLRGLETYLSYRVGLRTFSAAESRAALGVPDAYELPNVPGSGFLKFGTDEMVRFKAAYVSGVYRTGPAQAALGGALPVDRRPVLFTAAEVPVQYAAVPQQRPAVTPETDDALADTVLDVIVRRLEAQGPAAHQVWLPPLDSPPSLDGLLPGLAAVPGRGLTQPGYEGAGRLVVPVGLVDKPYEQRRDPLWVDFSGAAGHMQIIGGPQSGKSTLLRSLIASFALTHTPHEVQFYGLDFGGGGLAAVAGLPHVGGVASRLDPEKVRRTVAEVYGVMTRREEYFRSSGISSIAEFRTKRARGEISVTDQPWGDVFLVIDGWGNFRGDYEAAEGVVLDIAARGLGYGIHLVLTASRSMEVRANLKDHLMNRLELRLGDTMDSELDRKVAANVPTGVPGRGQSPQKLHFMGAVPRIDGLTSDTDLADATAALAAEVSRHWQAPGAPEVRLLPREFPAEQLPPGDSFPRRGVAFALDEDNLEPVYVDFEQDPFFLVYGESESGKSNLLRLLIKQLTERYPGDDCKLFVVDNRRSLLDVTPATHLAEYIPMSNAMDHHMAALVDLMQRRTPTAEVTAQQLRERSWWRGPTVYVVIDDYDLVSTSGGNPLSGLTELLPFARDVGVRFIIARSTAGAGRASYEPFMQRMKELGAQGVVLAGDPGEGDILGGVRPRPMPAGRGVFVSRRRGKPLVQTGLVPEGTY
- a CDS encoding DUF397 domain-containing protein; this encodes MAEAAADRDVDVRDADVRARKERERDELYALDISDVEWQSAPGTEEHEERVEIAYLPAGAVAMRSSLDPETVLRYTEAEWRAFVLGARDGEFDLEPAPHNGGLAAE
- a CDS encoding polyribonucleotide nucleotidyltransferase, with the protein product MENETHYAEAVIDNGSFGTRTIRFETGRLAKQAAGSAVAYLDDDTMVLSATSASKKPKDQLDFFPLTVDVEERMYAAGKIPGSFFRREGRPSEDAVLTCRLIDRPLRPSFKKGLRNEIQVVATIMALNPDHLYDVVAINAASASTQLAGLPFSGPVGGVRVALINGQWVAFPTHTELEDAVFDMVVAGRVLEDGDVAIMMVEAEATDKTIQLVKGGAEAPTEEVVASGLDAAKPFIKVLCKAQSDLAAKAAKPTAEFPIFLDYQDDVLEALTAAVKSELAQALTIAGKQDREAELDRVKEIAAEKLLPQFEGREKEISAAYRALTKKLVRERVIKDKVRIDGRGVTDIRTLAAEVEAIPRVHGSALFERGETQILGVTTLNMLRMEQQLDTLSPVTRKRYMHNYNFPPYSVGETGRVGSPKRREIGHGALAERAIVPVLPTREEFPYAIRQVSEALGSNGSTSMGSVCASTMSLLNAGVPLKAPVAGIAMGLISQEIDGQTHYVALTDILGAEDAFGDMDFKVAGTKEFVTALQLDTKLDGIPASVLAAALKQARDARLHILDVMMEAIDTPDEMSPNAPRIITVKIPVDKIGEVIGPKGKMINQIQEDTGAEITIEDDGTIYIGAADGPAAEAARATINGIANPTMPEVGERYLGTVVKTTTFGAFVSLLPGKDGLLHISQIRKLAGGKRVENVEDVLGVGQKVQVEIAEIDSRGKLSLIPVIEGEGDDDKKDDTDQ
- the eccD gene encoding type VII secretion integral membrane protein EccD encodes the protein MSMTASATTTGAGGPGPGAPQGAGTGLGFCRVTIVAPDSRIDVALPDDIPVADIYPEILRLSQQSPAEDAPVGYHLVRRDGTVLDSSRSFAAQRILDGELLTLRPFSESLPPAVFDDVSEAVASAVTRERSLWSGDLTRAAGLVGGAVLPTLLAFVAWTADPRHDMHSLPGILAGVTGVLLVVLAAVRARIYDDRASAVALGLGALSNVGVAGSGLLAVAHGEGIGKLQFLLACAAVLVASVILTLCSPSGDGPFVAFVFASAIGLVTVFVALLVHWTPTETAALCAPVAVGALAFLPGMSMRFARIPIGFDPPNATPRSAYGAEPAPPEPVDAGRIEAQTRRGHELLVGLVGGCALLAVGASAVLGFSDDLWGQLLAFATGVALLMRAHLFRYTAQVAPVLGAGLGALVLLGLGLALHPPHSLVRDALAGDRADLDIRTIWLVAAIAAAAALVTALGLILPRGGLTPFWGRFLEIAESFVLLTLIPLALAVFDVYGTARSMTG